Below is a window of Ischnura elegans chromosome 1, ioIscEleg1.1, whole genome shotgun sequence DNA.
ATTCATCTCTAAACAATTTTATAAAGAAACATGAACAACAATATTTGTGCTCTCTTGCTGCAAGTAATCACCAACAGCAAGTATAAAAACAAATAACAACAtaatctgaaataaatatttacataaaaatctgATGTACACTTAAAAATTTGCATGTTTCTTATGTACAATTTCCGAAGccttaaaaaataactattagcACGCGCACGCACTCGCATACGTTCATCGACATATAAATGGACTCTAGCAtggccattaaaaaatatatatatattccatttCATCTTGAAAGCTTCTTTGAGATACGATAAATGTAAATACAGAATCGGCTGTATAAAATTTCAAACACCAATTACCACTACCAGTCACTAGTGATTACTCAAAATTCACTTAGTCTGCACCACTTTATCACTTAGCCACAACCTCGTGCACTTTTTCAGTGTTCTAGGAGTCATGCTGCAGCTACTGGCACTCTCAGTAAGCGTATCATCAGCCCACAACAGAGGTGGACCTGTCCATCAGCACTTTAATGATTAAAACATATTAACTTTTAGAATGAGTACTTGTTTTTTGAGCTTTTTTCTTCCGAGCCGCAAGCATATCATAGAACGGATTATGACTTATACTTTGCctggaaaaaataagatattaaataATCAAAAGCAGCCAAGCAATAAGACCCTCAACATTAAATTTGATCAAACACATATTTAATGGGACTAAAGGTTGGAAAAGATGCTGAGTCACACAGCAAAATGAGCACTTTATTAAGTTACCACCCTTTATCTTCATCTGCTGAAAGAATTTCACGAGTATAAAGTCgagcaataaaaaattctgcaGACATATCTCACACAGTAAGAAATTGACTGAAATTTGCATTTTACTATCAGTCCCTAATTTTCTTGTGTGGAAACTGAACAGTGATTACATTTTTACTCATAAGCTGAAGTTTTCTTAATGTTTGCAGGGCAAATAAAACTTACCTTCTACCATCTCACGATATACATAATCAAAGATGAACGCCTTCCTAGCaacacacgcgggatgaattttgctgtatttgaggcgtgggagggggagaagggagtgaaaaggggacgggatcggcctgccgctcttgtatccgcgacgctttgtgggtgttggaatattttcttcgtggacgcggactcaaattaggcattttgtggctaaacggtggcagatacgtcaaaatgcacgaaattttcggaatataaaatttttacgaattttgaccctcccccacTAAATTGCATTTTAGCGAAGGTcaagggttcacctagaggtctcaaaattttcaggccttattttggattggtcccacaactttttttcattgggccagatggatttgaaaaaaatcaatttttccgatccgccaTAACGACAAGGCCCTAGACGGCATTCATGCTTTTTGTTTAGTGAGTAAATTGAAGTTTCGACTAAAAGTATGCTAAAACATGATTTTTGACACAAATTGATTCCAAAAATGTAAGCGAGAGAAAGATATCCacaaatttaagtaaatgaaaggtcgtagcacttttccacaagaattttttaatgcgtacaacgtgtttcggcacactgagccatcatctggtacaagaccttgtaccagatgatggctcagtgagccgaaacgcgttgtacgcattaaaaaattcttgtggaaaagtgctacgacctttcatttacttaaatatgtctaacttccaccaattgaagcctgaatctgttgaacatatCCACCAATATTCAAGCGATTACGGACATGTGCACATATACATATAATAGTAGCATCGATAGCTCCTATCACCATGCGAGcatatcaataaaattcagatgtaagttattttcatagaaaatattatgattgaatATGAGAGTTAATAACCCTTACCGGACACACTTTATCCACTCATCTTTCTCTTCTGGAGTTGCAGCAGACATTCTGTAGACAGTGTGtttccctgaaaaataaaaaaaataaaatttataccactatgttaaaaaattatggctgaatatagaaaaaaaagatgTGCATCGCTAACTGTGAGTATATCTTGTTGTCAACAGcacaatacataaataaaataattatcttcaGTAGAACCGTACTTTGCAATTGCTTTCAACTATAAAAGCCTAGCTTCAATGCTGACAAAACCACGAATCAGACAAAATTATTGAGGTCTTGCAGGGTCATTATCCAAAAACGACCATAttgccccaccgggagagatcCGGGACATCAGCAAGATGCGATATtgcaaaataaagcaaaataccATGAAATCGGTAATTAATACAGAAATTTTGCCTTTTCCACAAATTTGACAtgaattagcattaaaattacatATAATGAATCATAATTGATTAAAGCCTATGCCTTCATGTAAGATAAAAAATTTGTGACAAATACCATAATATAGCTACATTACAGTCTTAAAAGGACCctgacaaaataattttcttttccatatcagaaaaataattaattctatcaCTAAGTAATACACAACCTATTGTTGCCAGATGACAAAGGTCtcaatttttgaggaaaattcaCTAAACTGAACATTGAGCAACCATTAAGCGTTATTTGTTCAGTATCATCCTAATACACTGGTGCACTTGAGTTAAACAGCGTAAACACCAAATAATACACTAACGTGATAATTTTTTATGCGAGATCAAAATTTCGAAGGCAAATTACTGTAATGTCCAAAGTGATTcaaattttggggaaaaaaaatttcctgtcTCTAATTTTGAGATGCCCTACAAATTTATTGGTTGTTCCACATGTTTTGGAATATATTTATTCCTCAGAAATACTCCGTACTTCCTGATGCACTTTAATCACCACTTGCTGTCAAGTTCACTCTTTTGCTGCGTCACTCCTACATCAGAATTAAACACAACTAAACCATTATGTAGTGCACTAACAATTGATTTGATAATTAATTGACTAGGTAATGTTTCAAGCACATTAAATGAGTTTTGACTACAGATTCTATCAATCAATGGAAAAAGAGTACTTGTTCAGACATAGTAGCAATGAGCCAACAACTAAGCATCTCCACTGGTGAACATGCAAATACGTATATACAGAGCCTATTATGAAAATGTAACCAAACGAAGAAGTGGTGAATACTACAATGACAACCCTCAATGACTTCTCAAAAAATAATGATCCATATGGCAACTATACTCAGGATTAAACTGATTTTTTCAGGAGACTTTTTAAGTACAGCTGAGGTACAATGCACATACATAGAAATTTATATGAAATAGAAGAACTAAAAACACTCGAAAGAATGATAGCAGTACAAACCTTCCACAACTTTCCCTTCAGAGTCTGTTTTACACGCTTTGATGAATTCAGTACCCGTGGCATGCAGCTCAAAACAATGAGGTTTATGCCGATCTTGAACCTCTCTCACTCTGATGTTCTCGAGAGGAATTATACCCCGAGGTTCTTTATCCGTGGTGTACTCAAAATAATACAAGCAATTGTCATTCAAGATGAACCATCTACGTTTCCAACTCTTGTAGCGACCACCTGTAACAGAATAACAATGATTCAACACAAAAAAGAGAAGTCCTCATCGACAACATAATAAAAGACAGGTTCAAAGTTGATGAAAACAAACTTGCATTCAATATGCAATCAGTTTTCATTTGTGTCGAGAGAGCATATGTCAGTACACAGTAAGTACCTTGCTTCCACAGCCATCCCTCTTTGTCTGGATTGAAAAACGTGTGCATAAGGTCATTTCCGTCATCCTCTGGAATCTTGAATGGCTCTGTCTTTATACTGTCATACAGGCTctgaaaaatgacaaataaataacataatggTTCCTCTAAATAGCAAAGactgctaatttgattttgagcaAAGGATGAAATCATTGATATTATAAAACTATGTATTTGTCAGCACACTGTGACAGCTTATCGTGCATAAACTTTATCATCTGTttactcaaataaaaataacttttggtgCCAGACATAAAGAGCACAGATTTCACTTCTGATTACAGTGACTTCATCACCAGATCTCAgcaaattttgtaagaaaaaaattaaaatgtagaaaaaaataatttacagaatATCCCTTGCTACCAACGCAATGCATGTTTCACAAAACACAatagaatgtttttaattttaaactggGAGAATAATTACAACCTTTTTTATCAACAACATATAGTTAAAGCTTTAATAAACTGGATTGGCGTATGTATTAAAAGAGCCTAAGAGTGATGAGTTTAGCATTTTTGGAGTTCGCTAGAGAGAAGTATTACTATGCCCAACTAATACACTAGGGGCTATCAAATTACCCAGAACACCAAAGTTCAACAGGGAAGACAGCTATTTGCTCTCCAATGCCTGGAAGAAACTTTTCCACAAACTGACCAACCGACCAATCAGGATACACCTGgccaaaaccaaggcctatattAGACGGGAAAAAACTTGTATGCGACACTTCAAACcagaagacgcctgctgcaacatatgtgaaactgttgtcaccaagaTCGATCAATGCAGACGACAACCCAGAAGCCTAGCTGCGCCTACTGAACCACTCCACGGGGAATGCCATCAACAATCATTATTTCACTAGTGTTTTCAAGACATTTTTAAGGTTATATTACTACAAGCGTaatataaaataaggaaatctgcATTTCTACTAAATAGGTAGGAGCTGAAGAGCAGAGATTGAGGGGACATGGGGATAACTGATAGCAAAAGACGGATCACTCAGTATCCTCACACTAAAATTTGACATGCCCACGCAGGCAAGCATAAGAAGAATGAGCTTATTCAGGGCCACAGAAGGTaagaaaaatagagaaatgaatggaaatgggtgggaaaacattattttagtatccctttaacccttaggctgcgggagtacacaattttagctgccagccagtgcagaagatcCCCTTTGGACAGTAGAGGCACCCCCTTTCCATGAGGGCTGCTCCGGTAGAGTTAAGTCCCTTTGCGATTCTCATGGTGacggaaagtgcccaagtgcgaGATATCCAGGTAGCAGTAGAAATTTTGGGTATATGCCGCAGTCAgcatgcaaaacgtataaaaacgttccAGCTCTCTATGGGTCAAGAGTATACAGGGTGATTgaggagaaatctgcaatacttcaggatgttatagaggagacaattttaagcattttttatgcactttgcagttaccatgaaaactgtttttcttggctatccagcctttttgacattttacttaaatattctgaatttttaaggacattgatTAATTAAGGTAGAACAAAAATTAGCAATTGcccgactttcgcacacaatgcattcctgaaaacttgtacgaaagtcgaaccattgacttctatactaattaggggttacgttccaaaagagcggaatatacgtactaaaacctttctttttcactgattttatttcaattcactaaattttaataatatgttaataaaattcctcaaatcatctaatttcttttgaaaatatgcggaaaatgtaaataaaagttaaaaaaaaaaaaacaagaactcagttggctatcgagtgaaacttcctcttggcgtttaagttgacttTCCACTTATTacatccactataaataaaaatacatatcaagaagaataacaaaatgtaattgttgaacccgcactctggataccttttaatttttacaccaaaattcgacattcggcaggtgacattcgtgatcgcgtgtatttcgcatgttattcaaagaCAAAAGAGAAACAGAATTCGGGTGAAATTTCGTGCAATATCTTTGCTGAaagtgtacatgaattaaacagcactcaaacgaaaaaacacaattagaaagaagatctgactagttttattgaaagctatttgatgatgtctagtcaaatgttttgaaaaatctttccaatgaaggctttcttcttctcttgatgaaggagcctatagcaggcaatctctctctcaaataaatcacctagattagtgCCAACTACCAACtattcccttcattgtatacgttcgtattgttcgcatatactgccatttgaaacaattgaatgttgggatgcgcagtaaacatcgcgggaattaaaaaaaaatttcagaccaacgtccgaaagtccgaatttagcgtaagaaagtcaagtaaaaggtgtcaattttgaacgtacgaaagtgcgaattgtacgaaagttgagtgtacgaaagtcgaggaccgcctgtataaaGATTTGAAACAATGGATGAGATCGCAAAATCGTATAGTTGATCAAAGCTCTgctttaattaagctcaaagattacttttttcagaaaattatgatCACACATTTTCGTACAACCTaaattacagtacactcccgattatcccaaTGGGCTAGTGATGATGTTGGAGAAACGgtacgaataatcggaaaacacagataactcaaactttcatttgcaatgttcataatttacgtgaaacaaacaatacattattatttatgccattattctgttattttagagtgcttcccggactcattgagagctttctttgccagttcacgatctttttagcggtgataacatggTTCACTCGTATTATTACTGCTCCATGTAatgcctggtttcaaaaaccacacatccgtggctgcgtgatcacggatacagaaaagtggtttgcaccaatgcttcaaaaccactccTCGACTCCAGATTTAATGACCTAAATGAccttaaaatccagagtattaactgtaatgtcgaaaaggctggatacccgaGAAAAACCacttccatggtaactgcaaagtgtatccaACGAAAGGTTTGCGTTGCCAGAGCTCAGAAACTATGGAGATGCGACCCCATGATAACATACAGGACaataaatgtttataattgtcttccctcccacctcctgaagtattgcggattcctcatgaaacaccctgtataacaAAAAACTGACATTCATGGACACCATCTTACCTAAAAGAACACtgagaatgaaatgaattatttgaaatgggaggggggggggggggggcatactCATTTGGTAATAGGGTGAAAGGCTGTCTGACCAACTTAACAGGATCATACTTTGACCAAGTGCAACCACAAAACTCTACCTAAACAACAATTTTCCCACTCTACCTaaacaatgattttctcactctaccttaacaatgattttcatggttttttccaggttttcacatttttttttcaagttttcacgtttttttccggTTTTTACAGTCTctatgtcgtcaaattcacggtccatTAATATGCCAACAATAAGACAATAACCAGCCTTATATTATCTAAAAATTAACATACgtgacagacgccgtgaatgtaaatgcagcaatgaaaagtgatatctgttatgatgtcacctatcgtttgcaaaattcagggccgactaaaggcccaacccattagcgctcttgcccggacgccgaacaCTATGGCCTCCTATAATATCCCTTAGGATCTTCTTCCGTCTGGACACcagaagtccttttttaattccttgccaagagattgttttttgcacaTGTTATTATTACTGcgcagtaaccaaatttccctaacccaatctttctgagatggccgaaaatattttattaaacttgcttatagaatgtaataaatcaaaaaatcaatttcatataattataatgcacttggtttgaaatatataaagacaaaatgaATATGTACCTGATGAAAcacattattttcactttcactttattattcacataaactcaAACGAGGTGAGCacagtctattgagagctatttgCTGTAGAAATGTTTCCATAAGTGAAATTCCAAtgcaaactcatatttcgaagcatatgccCTTGAAGTATGTGGcctcattttgtgtgggaaccaaACTTTGAGTTGCAAATCAGATAGTTTTCGCAAAAGGTTCATTCTGGGtctattagaaatgcaagttattacAGTCGTCCTTTTTcaaatacaagtccatcccaagcattcactgaaattgaaatgcttagacaaaataacagactttcgccattaatatggaaaatatcgGCTAATGTGTCGTCAcatagtacggaccaattactacacttcgaatattcgtgtgtagataAATGCATAGACTAAGAGCCTGCACGTGCCTGACCTTGAAACATTATTAACATATCCAATTTGACcagtcaatcgtagtattattatcaagttggagagatttttaaggttttatgatgaaattcatggctatttctagtttttttttcacggaagacgaaattcacagttttaaggttttcacggttgagtggatATTCATACAAACCAAATTGTAAAATACACAACACTATTTTGCTGCTAAATAACAGGCATGAAAAAAGCAACCACGATGCACTCACGACAAGTAGTTCCCTGGGTAAATCCCCTCCATTGTTGATGCCTCTATTCATGGAAATGAACTGCTCCACAGTGGGCTTTTCTTTCACACTCGGATTGTGTAAACTGGTATTAAGCATGATGATGGCAAATGATAACACATAGCAGGTATCTAAagtgataaaaaaacacaattattactTACAAGAGAGTAGCAGTATAGGCATACATTAACATAGGACGAAAAGTTCAATTTCATACCAGTATTAGTAAATATATTGGTGTTGAGTTGACAGTAGCGCTGAGCAAAACACTCCATCATCCTGTCTATTTTCTGAGCCTCTCCAGGTAACCGAAAGCTCCACAGGAATTGTCTACAATTATAAGACATGCAacgaataattaatattattatgacacatactgcagaaaaaaaatgatttaatgaagAGTTAATTgttcatttgatggaaaataaatatgagaGTAGACAAATTATGTTTCCTCATCTTTCAAAGCCTGAAGGAGGTCCTTTGCATCATGACAGAAAAAGAAATCATCAAACTACTCTTCTTCTTGGGTGCATGATTTGTCTACTTAACACGCTGCAATTCATAGCAAACATTAGTGACTGACTTAAGTGCTTAGCATCAAGAGAGGAACACATCCTTAATATGTACTAAGAATTATAATATGTATAATCATTTTGGATTTCTGGAAAGCTTAATTTGATCCCAATATCACCCTCTGGCTTCATGTTTTCAGCCATAAATTGTTAATTATCCTCAAGGAAAATTACACCATCTGCAATCCTGATTATTGTGCTGGAAGATGGTTGATTAGCAAAGGTCAAGGAGAatcaatttatattaattaaaccCTAAGAGCAGCTCCTATTTTCTCCAACatctcaatttaaattaatttcatcaattcTGATTTACATGTTCACCTCTTAGGCAagtaaaatggatattttgaggtgtgaatttgtgaaattgcttcatgttgaatccAAAAACTTAGTAGGTTTCACGTAGATAACTTAAGTCTCAACCAGTTTCATCGCTGggtgacatcatcaggtacaaatacaGTAAGTGCATGACCTTAAAAACACTTAGAAGGGGTGGAAGGGTGGCCAAGGTGGAGAAGCTAAGAATGGAGGTTTGGTTGTCCTTGAGTCATACAACGTTTCAAAATGGGAGGCACACAATACATATTACAAATTGGGAGGTGGGGGGGAAAGGTTGACATGAATGGGCGGGGAGGGATGGGGGGCACATAGATATTATCTCAAGTACTCTCACTTAATTACATCTTCAATGGTTTTTGTCAAAATCAACAGTTGGAATACACAAAACCTATTCTTATTCATATTGTACCTAATTAGTGTCATAATGCAAACATAGGGACAAAGCACCCAAAATGGAGAAGATGAAAACGAATATTAGTGCACCGTAAGAGTGGCATGGACCAAAGGGTGCATCCGTTAGGGGGGAGAGAGCGGCTGTGTTGGAGACAAAAGTAGTTTATTCCTCGGACATAAAAATGCAGGGAATTCGGCCCTAAAAATTTGTAACTTTTCATTTTAGCCATACAAATGATGACACTTtgtatatttgagaaaaataattgtttatgcACTTATTGCTGTTGAGTGACCTCTCAAGTTAAACTATCGACCACATTTTTCTTAGCATATTGATTCTACATTCCATAGCACAATTAAGTACATTGTGATCAAtaatctgagaaaaaaaaaaaaataatccacatGACGAATAATAAATAAGTTAACAATGAATCTTCTATTTATATaggtaatttatattatttaaataaaagtttgacAGTTAATTGCCTCACAATGTAAAATAATCTCCGCTGCTGCTcgctttaattttgattttacaggcAAAAATACCAGTTGAAATTTGGTATAAAATGTGTCTGGCTCTGATGATAAAGGATAGTGTCAAATTCCATATTAAGAAACTAGATTACCTACACTTAATATGGAGACAAGTGGTGAATATTATAATGCCAGGTGTTCCCAAAATAGTGGCTTCATGGTACATACTGGAGCAATCTCACACATTCGGTGCATTAAAGAAGTGTAGCATAGTGAAAGGGTATGGGCCCCATACACGACAATCCTAATCAAGGGTTAGTGATGATTATAGAGTCAGTTTGGGACAAACTTGACATCAATGCATTCAACAAACATCAGTTGCCTCTTTTATACCACAGGGTACAACTAAATTTGCACTTTgatagtaaaaaatatgaaaattgccaCTAACCTCAGAGCTTGGACAAGTATGAGATCAGTGAAGTCATGAAGATCCACAAAAGCTTTGAGGACCTTCTCGTTGAAGTCATTCCTTTCCCCTAGGTAGTCACCAATGGCAGTCTTATTCAGTCCTTCGCCCTTGTGTAGGAATTGGGCCACATCTGCTGGCGTCTCCCTCAGGAGCCCATGCTCAATTAGGTATTCAATACCTTTCTTTGGATCCATATTGAACTTTTTCCGCCCAATAGACATTTTCTTTGCTCTAGTGTTGTTTTTGCTGCAATATGAAAACAACAGGATTGTCATACATAGATCAATTAAGTCATTCTCAAGcccacacaaaaaaatattgaaataaaaaaattatctctcagaacaaattttttttagaaaaattgggtttaaaatagaaatatatgtatataaatggaATCTCCTCAACTCTGGCAATACAAAGTCATGAATTCAATGGATccttaaaaaattgattaataatacattatgaaCTTTTTATTAACCTCAAATCGTTATACTGCCATCAGTAAATGCAGAAATGACACAGCTTAAACAAGATGCCCTTAGATATTAAATTAAAGCAGTGGACAATGACAGTTGGtcttcaaaaacatatttaaaggattaaaataatattaaaatcatttaattcaagctaAGCCCAGCTCAAATTGAGATGCCAACAAGCACCGTGTGGGTAAACAAATCTCCACGCAATTGTTGACTGACAGTAATAGCTGCGTACCTGTCGACTAATCGAgcagattgattttatttccttgcAAGTTTTGCAATTTCATATCCCCGAAAGATGAGCTTATCAACAAAGTGCTCACAaacatgattgataaccacaaaaagcACTTCCTAAATTCCTTAGATGCATGTGGCTTACCACAGCACAATTTACAGCTCAAGGTAGGTTCGGTGTTCAAGATAATTCgtaacctaaaccaaccaaaactatgcactggaatgcgtttggtgattaaaaaactAATGACCAATGTGATTATACTTgatggaaaattcaaagatgatgaagttctcattccaaggattcccatgatcccaaccaATATGACCTTTGAGctaaaatgaattcaaatttcaCACCGTGTTGCATTCGCAATGATGATTATCAAATCACAAGGTGATTGTTTGTTCTCTGAATCCCTAAATGGCATGTAattctcatggtcaaatatatgtTGCATGTTCACATGTTGGTAAACCATCAGCTTTATTTGTTATTCCACCTGAtatcaaaacaaaaactgttgtatatcagaaggtactATACTCAAGTGAATAAAGctgaatgtgtagggtagaccgaGGCACCTTTAAGCACACTGGGGCATTTTTAGCCAGTGCACTTTTCCAAACAGAGTTATAATTAGCACGCCACAAGaaatgacatattaatgctgctctctATGTGCTATTTTCACGAGGTATTGAGTATCAGTCAAGCATCGGTTTAGCATCgcgtaaacttgccccaagaaTGGGGTAAGACTTGGgcataaaaagattttttaccgttaaaaatgaaaataggcaaacaactgaatgcataaaatgttgactttattaactgcttcatAAAACCAGTTTAATTTAAgacaaaaagtagaaaattcattgaaataaatccgtGCATGCATGCCTTGGTCTATCCTATGTGgattaaatacacaaaatatgtttctaacaaaccattgtaatgcttatttttgtagtttcaattttttcttaatttattacaataagtgaaaaattgttgaaatctgCAGTACAGCTCCCTTGATTTATAAAcagtgtaactaaactgttaattaattattatgaggTACAatgtttgccgggtcagctagtattttaataattttcagagAGGTACAGAGAATATATGTAACATGGGTGCCATTAACTTCCAAAGCTATCAATGTGGAAAGATCAAGACGTTTGGACAGCTAAGCTAGAGCCAGTCTCACTGACATGGTTTAATGGCCTAGTAAAATGAGTGGATTAAAGACGCAACAAATATGTTTACCAGCAGCAAAAGAAATCATAAATATACATTCCATTTTGAATTATAATGCCAAAAAGTTTTAGGGAGTAATTGAAACATGTGAGCTAGATGCACCAAAATATATATTCACTTAAAATTGCCACATAAGCAACCTAAACTTAAACCAACCTTTCATCAGCTGTATCCATGTTTTCCATTTTAGCAACAATCTCCCCGAGCTCATCTTTAAGTtgctgaaaaagaaataaaaattcataatagaTACCTAAATAAGAAAACAGAAACACATCTATGCTTAATAAGAATGATATTTGGTGACCAAGaggttaataaattaaaattaaatgaccaAAATATTTGGATAAACAAACAGAAAacgaattcaaaattttaaaaaaattatcacactAAAACTACAAAAAACAAAAAGTAAATCAATGTacgtcaaataaatatttaaaaatgaattacagAAAACCAATACACATTCACCACTCCCAATAGATGAGAAAAACGGGTATGAGATAAGGGGTTACGAATAATAGTTGGAGAGCAAAATACAACTTTTCTACGA
It encodes the following:
- the LOC124155391 gene encoding cytohesin-1 isoform X3, which translates into the protein MHCKLDLTPEQQKMLIDIRRRKTELLLEIQQLKDELGEIVAKMENMDTADESKNNTRAKKMSIGRKKFNMDPKKGIEYLIEHGLLRETPADVAQFLHKGEGLNKTAIGDYLGERNDFNEKVLKAFVDLHDFTDLILVQALRQFLWSFRLPGEAQKIDRMMECFAQRYCQLNTNIFTNTDTCYVLSFAIIMLNTSLHNPSVKEKPTVEQFISMNRGINNGGDLPRELLVSLYDSIKTEPFKIPEDDGNDLMHTFFNPDKEGWLWKQGGRYKSWKRRWFILNDNCLYYFEYTTDKEPRGIIPLENIRVREVQDRHKPHCFELHATGTEFIKACKTDSEGKVVEGKHTVYRMSAATPEEKDEWIKCVRQSISHNPFYDMLAARKKKAQKTSTHSKS
- the LOC124155391 gene encoding cytohesin-1 isoform X4, with protein sequence MMNFDDFNYQLKDELGEIVAKMENMDTADESKNNTRAKKMSIGRKKFNMDPKKGIEYLIEHGLLRETPADVAQFLHKGEGLNKTAIGDYLGERNDFNEKVLKAFVDLHDFTDLILVQALRQFLWSFRLPGEAQKIDRMMECFAQRYCQLNTNIFTNTDTCYVLSFAIIMLNTSLHNPSVKEKPTVEQFISMNRGINNGGDLPRELLVSLYDSIKTEPFKIPEDDGNDLMHTFFNPDKEGWLWKQGGRYKSWKRRWFILNDNCLYYFEYTTDKEPRGIIPLENIRVREVQDRHKPHCFELHATGTEFIKACKTDSEGKVVEGKHTVYRMSAATPEEKDEWIKCVRQSISHNPFYDMLAARKKKAQKTSTHSKS
- the LOC124155391 gene encoding cytohesin-1 isoform X2; translation: MSSTSSHSAEQFSINDLTPEQQKMLIDIRRRKTELLLEIQQLKDELGEIVAKMENMDTADESKNNTRAKKMSIGRKKFNMDPKKGIEYLIEHGLLRETPADVAQFLHKGEGLNKTAIGDYLGERNDFNEKVLKAFVDLHDFTDLILVQALRQFLWSFRLPGEAQKIDRMMECFAQRYCQLNTNIFTNTDTCYVLSFAIIMLNTSLHNPSVKEKPTVEQFISMNRGINNGGDLPRELLVSLYDSIKTEPFKIPEDDGNDLMHTFFNPDKEGWLWKQGGRYKSWKRRWFILNDNCLYYFEYTTDKEPRGIIPLENIRVREVQDRHKPHCFELHATGTEFIKACKTDSEGKVVEGKHTVYRMSAATPEEKDEWIKCVRQSISHNPFYDMLAARKKKAQKTSTHSKS
- the LOC124155391 gene encoding cytohesin-1 isoform X1, which codes for MAASAGWFSSLRRPKQPKQRPQQPGLPPRWRWACSEWDLFEGKQLKDELGEIVAKMENMDTADESKNNTRAKKMSIGRKKFNMDPKKGIEYLIEHGLLRETPADVAQFLHKGEGLNKTAIGDYLGERNDFNEKVLKAFVDLHDFTDLILVQALRQFLWSFRLPGEAQKIDRMMECFAQRYCQLNTNIFTNTDTCYVLSFAIIMLNTSLHNPSVKEKPTVEQFISMNRGINNGGDLPRELLVSLYDSIKTEPFKIPEDDGNDLMHTFFNPDKEGWLWKQGGRYKSWKRRWFILNDNCLYYFEYTTDKEPRGIIPLENIRVREVQDRHKPHCFELHATGTEFIKACKTDSEGKVVEGKHTVYRMSAATPEEKDEWIKCVRQSISHNPFYDMLAARKKKAQKTSTHSKS